In Pelosinus sp. UFO1, one genomic interval encodes:
- a CDS encoding sigma-54-dependent Fis family transcriptional regulator — translation MSQEKRSVYTPQKKQDYVAWDPHDRKLEVFLNSTYDAMIAVDEHGIISLFNCAAERLLMVKAEDMLGRPVSEVVPGTRLPLVLSSGISELNQQQTIGHLRIVTNRMPVRDSDNKIIGAVAVFRDITDIINLSGEITSIKEMKILLESIIESSQDAISVVDRNGKIILVNPAYTSLIGLSKDEVLGKSPTIDICEGESMHIKVMKTLVPVRGVPLQVGPQSKEVIVNAAPLIINGELQGSVAVVHDVSEIRQLNEELGRMKCLIRKIQSRYTFDDIVAQGSAMLNTVELARRAANTPVTVLLTGETGTGKELFAHAIHHASQRKNNLFVRVNCAALTESLLESELFGYEEGAFTGGRKGGKKGLFEEADGGSILLDEIGEISLAVQVKLLRVLQEKEIVRVGGVKPIPVQIRVIAATNRDLFLDVKRGLFREDLYYRLNIFPIAIPPLRQRLDEMPHLVDFLLKKLNQEYGRNVQSVSNEALRILSSYLWPGNIRELENVLARGMINMRFSESTMLFSHLPPLLPLAGSCDMAKISTVNTSTLAEALERAEHEAVVAALAANRGCRENTAKQLGISLRNLYYKIKKYNIASG, via the coding sequence ATGAGCCAGGAAAAGAGATCTGTGTATACACCTCAAAAAAAACAGGATTATGTTGCATGGGATCCCCATGACCGGAAGCTGGAAGTATTCTTAAATTCTACCTATGATGCCATGATTGCGGTGGATGAACATGGAATTATTAGCTTGTTTAATTGTGCTGCCGAACGGCTTTTGATGGTTAAAGCTGAGGACATGCTAGGAAGGCCGGTAAGTGAGGTGGTTCCTGGTACTCGTTTACCTTTAGTGCTCAGTTCGGGTATTTCTGAACTTAACCAACAACAAACGATTGGTCATTTGCGAATTGTAACCAATCGTATGCCAGTACGTGATAGTGACAATAAGATTATCGGGGCTGTAGCTGTCTTCCGGGATATTACCGATATAATCAATTTATCGGGAGAAATTACTAGTATAAAAGAAATGAAAATACTATTAGAATCAATTATTGAATCCTCGCAAGATGCTATTTCGGTTGTGGATCGAAATGGGAAAATCATTCTAGTCAATCCGGCCTATACAAGTCTTATTGGTCTGAGTAAGGACGAGGTGTTGGGGAAATCTCCAACGATTGATATTTGTGAAGGCGAAAGTATGCATATTAAGGTAATGAAGACCTTAGTACCTGTGCGTGGTGTTCCCTTGCAAGTAGGACCTCAAAGTAAAGAGGTCATTGTTAATGCTGCTCCCCTCATTATAAATGGCGAATTACAAGGCAGTGTAGCCGTTGTGCATGATGTTTCGGAAATACGGCAACTAAACGAAGAATTAGGACGGATGAAATGTCTTATCCGCAAAATTCAAAGTCGTTATACCTTTGATGACATTGTAGCTCAAGGCTCAGCCATGTTAAATACGGTCGAATTAGCCCGGAGGGCTGCTAATACGCCGGTGACCGTCTTGTTAACTGGTGAAACTGGGACAGGCAAGGAACTTTTTGCCCATGCCATTCACCATGCTAGTCAACGTAAAAATAACCTTTTCGTACGAGTCAATTGTGCTGCTCTTACCGAATCACTACTGGAAAGTGAATTGTTTGGCTATGAAGAAGGTGCCTTTACTGGTGGTCGTAAAGGTGGTAAAAAGGGTCTATTTGAAGAAGCCGACGGTGGCAGCATTCTTTTAGATGAAATCGGAGAAATTTCATTGGCGGTGCAAGTTAAGCTACTCAGAGTATTGCAAGAAAAGGAAATTGTGCGGGTTGGCGGAGTCAAGCCCATACCTGTCCAAATACGTGTTATTGCTGCTACGAATCGTGATTTGTTCCTTGATGTAAAAAGGGGTTTATTCCGGGAAGATTTATACTACCGTCTTAATATTTTTCCTATCGCTATTCCGCCATTGCGTCAAAGGTTGGATGAGATGCCCCACTTAGTAGATTTTTTACTTAAAAAACTAAATCAAGAATATGGACGTAATGTACAATCGGTATCAAACGAAGCTTTACGGATTCTAAGCAGCTATCTTTGGCCGGGGAATATTCGTGAACTAGAAAATGTTTTAGCCCGTGGCATGATTAACATGCGGTTTAGTGAAAGTACCATGTTATTTTCCCATTTGCCACCCTTATTACCTTTGGCTGGGAGTTGTGACATGGCTAAAATATCAACAGTGAATACCAGTACCCTAGCTGAGGCGCTGGAAAGGGCTGAGCATGAGGCAGTAGTCGCGGCACTAGCGGCAAATAGAGGCTGCAGGGAGAATACTGCTAAACAATTAGGCATATCTCTGCGTAATCTTTACTATAAAATTAAGAAATATAACATTGCTTCTGGATAA
- a CDS encoding DUF6263 family protein, which produces MKLKNWLTIFCTVLLTFLACGFADAFELNLNVHTGDKYNVHIVNNIETNMSVNNREVQLKQIVDMNYTLNVQDVDKDKNATIYYKYDSIKVSSEAAGQKMEYDSSQSNPQTPLSAIYSSMIGKGFTVKLDKKGHLLEINGANDILNGMADSMPGNEEQKKAFRKIVVQSFGDDAIKTMLKSSMGYYPEKSIQIGDSWESTYEIKAVYPMTMTSTWKLLGEKNGLLSADLQARITTTPDSQGVEFMGVKSNINLSGDCVGSFNINKSNGLIQNGTMVENIIGEIEVSNPAKSEEVKLPIKIVAKITCETAKQ; this is translated from the coding sequence ATGAAGTTGAAAAATTGGCTAACAATATTCTGTACGGTATTATTGACGTTTCTAGCCTGTGGATTTGCAGATGCTTTTGAATTAAATCTTAATGTACATACAGGCGACAAGTACAATGTTCATATAGTAAATAACATTGAAACAAATATGAGTGTAAACAATAGGGAAGTACAATTAAAGCAGATCGTAGATATGAATTATACTTTGAATGTGCAAGATGTCGATAAAGATAAAAATGCAACCATATATTATAAGTATGATTCTATCAAAGTTTCTTCAGAAGCTGCGGGACAGAAAATGGAGTACGATTCAAGTCAGAGTAACCCCCAAACTCCGTTGAGTGCCATATATAGCAGTATGATTGGGAAGGGTTTTACTGTTAAATTAGATAAAAAAGGACATTTATTAGAAATCAATGGGGCTAATGACATCCTAAATGGAATGGCAGATAGCATGCCAGGAAATGAAGAACAAAAGAAAGCGTTTAGAAAAATAGTAGTTCAGAGCTTTGGCGATGATGCTATCAAAACAATGCTCAAAAGCTCAATGGGTTACTATCCTGAGAAAAGCATCCAGATTGGTGATTCATGGGAGAGTACTTACGAAATAAAAGCGGTTTATCCTATGACAATGACGAGTACATGGAAGCTATTAGGGGAAAAAAATGGGCTCCTATCTGCTGACCTGCAGGCAAGGATAACTACTACGCCAGATAGTCAGGGGGTAGAGTTTATGGGCGTAAAGTCTAATATAAATTTAAGTGGTGACTGTGTGGGAAGTTTTAATATTAATAAGAGTAACGGTCTTATTCAAAATGGAACTATGGTCGAGAACATAATTGGGGAAATAGAAGTATCGAACCCGGCAAAATCAGAAGAAGTCAAACTACCAATAAAAATAGTCGCAAAGATTACCTGTGAAACAGCAAAACAATAA
- a CDS encoding 5'-nucleotidase, translating into MSITLEGKLVIAISSRALFDLAASNKIFEEKGEEEYTKYQIEHENELLQCGVAFPLIKKLLELRNPITQDTMVEIILISKNDPNTGLRVFNSIEKHGLKITRAAFSRGRSPYKYLQAFKTDLFLSANPEDVMLALENGYASATIYEGIYSEGNDDLEEIRIAFDGDAVIFSDEAEKIYQDMGLIEFQRNESEKCEVPLAPGPFKMFLAALHNLQKTYKNESQKPIRTALVTARSAPAHKRAIKTLRAWGIGVDEAFFLGGLDKAAILESFNPHIFFDDQHTYCLNASKVVPTGHVPSGVKNKKQPDVET; encoded by the coding sequence GTGTCTATTACATTAGAGGGAAAACTGGTAATTGCTATATCTTCCCGTGCTCTTTTTGATTTAGCTGCAAGCAATAAGATTTTTGAAGAAAAGGGAGAGGAAGAGTATACCAAATATCAGATAGAACACGAAAATGAATTACTACAGTGTGGCGTAGCATTTCCATTGATAAAAAAATTATTAGAGCTTCGTAATCCTATAACCCAAGATACTATGGTAGAAATAATTTTGATTTCTAAGAATGACCCTAATACCGGGCTAAGGGTATTTAATTCGATTGAAAAACATGGTCTAAAAATTACTCGAGCAGCATTTTCTAGAGGGAGATCACCTTATAAATATCTACAAGCATTTAAGACAGATTTGTTTTTATCTGCTAATCCAGAGGATGTAATGCTCGCGCTGGAAAACGGATACGCCAGTGCTACGATTTATGAGGGAATTTATTCCGAGGGTAATGATGATTTGGAAGAAATTAGAATAGCTTTTGATGGTGATGCTGTTATTTTTAGTGATGAAGCTGAGAAAATATATCAAGACATGGGATTAATTGAGTTTCAAAGGAATGAGAGTGAAAAGTGTGAAGTACCTTTAGCTCCTGGTCCTTTTAAAATGTTTTTAGCGGCATTACACAATTTACAAAAAACTTATAAAAATGAAAGCCAGAAACCAATAAGAACAGCATTGGTGACGGCTCGTAGTGCACCAGCACATAAAAGAGCAATAAAAACATTGCGAGCATGGGGGATTGGTGTTGATGAAGCATTTTTCTTAGGTGGATTGGATAAGGCTGCTATTTTAGAAAGTTTTAACCCTCATATCTTTTTTGATGATCAGCATACATATTGCCTTAATGCTTCGAAGGTTGTTCCTACAGGGCACGTACCAAGTGGCGTGAAAAATAAGAAACAGCCTGATGTAGAGACGTAA
- a CDS encoding YhdH/YhfP family quinone oxidoreductase, which yields MSITQFKALVVTEGDDNQFSRKIVNREVSTLPDGDVLINVKYSSLNYKDALSSSGNKGVTRKYPHTPGIDAAGIIAESKNEKFHAGDKVLVTGYDLGMNTSGGYGQYIQVPADWVVKLPTNLSLQETMIYGTAGFTAALSVYKLIHGGVTPSAGNILVTGATGGVGSIAVGILHKLGYSVIAATGKPDAKDMLLQIGAKDIILREELDDKSGKILLKGNWAGVIDTVGGNMLATALKATNYGGSVTCCGNVASPELLTSVYPFILRGITLYGVDSVMCPMDLRLEIWSLLANEWKPHNLEQNVEEVSLDNLNKKIDLILQGKLQGRTIVNLDL from the coding sequence ATGTCTATAACTCAATTTAAAGCGCTAGTAGTCACAGAGGGGGATGACAATCAATTCTCAAGAAAAATTGTCAATAGAGAGGTCAGCACTCTTCCTGATGGTGATGTTTTAATCAATGTAAAGTATTCTTCTTTAAATTATAAAGATGCTCTTTCTTCTTCTGGCAATAAAGGAGTAACGAGGAAGTATCCTCATACTCCAGGAATAGATGCTGCAGGTATTATTGCCGAAAGCAAAAATGAAAAGTTTCATGCTGGAGATAAAGTACTCGTTACAGGATATGATCTAGGGATGAATACATCTGGGGGGTATGGTCAGTATATTCAGGTCCCTGCTGACTGGGTTGTTAAATTACCCACGAATCTTTCGCTACAAGAAACTATGATATATGGTACCGCTGGTTTCACTGCTGCTCTCTCTGTTTATAAATTGATACATGGGGGTGTTACACCATCGGCTGGTAATATCTTAGTAACAGGAGCAACAGGTGGCGTAGGTAGTATTGCTGTGGGTATTCTTCATAAGCTTGGTTATAGTGTCATTGCAGCTACAGGAAAGCCTGACGCAAAGGATATGTTATTACAAATAGGAGCCAAAGATATTATTCTCAGAGAAGAACTAGATGACAAATCTGGTAAAATACTCTTAAAGGGAAATTGGGCTGGTGTAATCGATACAGTAGGTGGAAATATGTTAGCAACTGCGCTAAAAGCTACTAACTATGGAGGAAGTGTAACATGTTGCGGAAATGTAGCCTCTCCTGAACTATTAACCTCTGTCTATCCTTTTATTTTAAGGGGGATCACTCTATATGGAGTAGATTCAGTAATGTGTCCTATGGATTTAAGGTTAGAGATTTGGTCTTTGTTAGCTAATGAATGGAAGCCTCATAACTTAGAACAAAATGTAGAAGAAGTATCTTTAGATAATTTAAATAAAAAAATTGACTTAATTCTACAAGGGAAACTCCAGGGTAGAACTATAGTTAATCTTGATTTATAA
- a CDS encoding MarR family winged helix-turn-helix transcriptional regulator gives MKDKYIVYFISRTKNKMLHFIEEQLQENQLDDLIPSHGNILTALYENHGKLTMKQIAKIIGKDKSTITPLVNKLLDLGYITKEKNEIDKRVTYIILTERGKQIEAKFNAISREVSVTAYKGFSAEEKEVFLRLLKKLNNNFDYN, from the coding sequence ATGAAGGATAAATACATAGTCTACTTTATAAGTAGAACGAAGAACAAAATGTTACATTTTATTGAGGAACAATTACAGGAAAATCAATTGGATGATTTAATTCCTTCTCATGGAAATATTCTTACAGCACTTTATGAGAATCATGGCAAACTAACCATGAAACAAATTGCCAAAATAATCGGCAAGGATAAATCAACGATAACACCACTAGTCAACAAACTATTAGATTTGGGTTATATCACAAAAGAGAAAAATGAAATAGATAAAAGAGTCACTTATATTATACTTACTGAAAGAGGAAAGCAAATAGAAGCAAAGTTTAATGCTATTTCAAGAGAGGTATCTGTGACGGCTTATAAAGGTTTTTCGGCAGAGGAAAAGGAAGTCTTTCTACGATTACTCAAGAAATTAAATAACAATTTTGATTACAATTAG
- a CDS encoding CBO0543 family protein translates to MSSFEEITNVAADLWNLLFTRWLSEELFSFSWFVILGSMFLIYIALFLLIDKSRLREIILYGALLSVAFGYIDVIGTNVGLWEYKTHFLPFVPSLFPFTYTVHPIVHLLIYQYTDSWRSFAIWNTLGTVFFAFIAHPFYVWSQVLWLGKWNYVYSFILGVIITSFVRAVVIWLANIEQKHVKESSRASLLPKLQPVMKLSNEDNENPKE, encoded by the coding sequence GTGTCAAGTTTTGAAGAGATTACCAATGTAGCAGCTGATCTATGGAATCTTTTATTTACACGCTGGTTATCAGAGGAACTTTTCTCGTTCAGCTGGTTTGTAATTCTGGGAAGTATGTTTCTTATCTACATTGCGTTGTTCTTATTGATTGATAAAAGCAGGCTGAGAGAAATTATCCTTTATGGAGCACTTCTTTCGGTAGCCTTCGGCTATATTGATGTAATTGGAACTAATGTTGGTTTATGGGAATACAAGACACATTTTTTACCATTTGTACCTAGTCTTTTTCCCTTTACTTATACAGTCCATCCCATAGTCCATTTACTTATATATCAGTACACTGACTCCTGGCGAAGTTTCGCAATATGGAATACCTTAGGGACAGTTTTTTTTGCCTTTATTGCTCATCCATTTTATGTATGGTCTCAAGTTTTATGGCTTGGAAAATGGAACTATGTTTACTCGTTTATTCTTGGAGTGATCATTACCTCCTTTGTGAGGGCTGTGGTTATTTGGTTAGCAAATATAGAACAGAAGCATGTGAAAGAATCAAGTCGTGCCTCTTTATTGCCAAAGTTACAACCAGTTATGAAGCTCTCAAATGAAGACAATGAGAACCCAAAAGAATAA
- a CDS encoding GNAT family N-acetyltransferase, whose translation MGKYLYEMKEEYLDEVLQIYTHYILNTTATFHSRLLTREEMREIVFFNNEKYKTFVMCEKNEVCGYVLITQHKKREAYDDTAEVTIYLKPNFIGKGIGSMAIKHVEDYARKYKMHVLVATICGENEKSIRFFEKNGYIKCAHYKEVGQKFGQLLDVVAYQKIISRKIITSSL comes from the coding sequence ATGGGGAAATATCTTTATGAAATGAAAGAAGAATATCTTGATGAGGTGCTACAAATTTATACCCACTATATCCTCAATACTACCGCGACGTTTCATTCGCGGCTGTTGACGCGGGAAGAAATGCGGGAAATAGTTTTCTTTAATAACGAGAAATATAAGACATTTGTAATGTGTGAAAAAAATGAGGTTTGTGGTTATGTTCTTATCACCCAGCACAAAAAAAGAGAAGCCTATGACGATACTGCCGAAGTTACAATTTATTTAAAACCAAATTTTATAGGGAAAGGTATTGGCAGTATGGCGATAAAACATGTTGAAGATTACGCTAGAAAATATAAAATGCATGTGCTGGTAGCCACAATATGCGGGGAAAATGAAAAAAGCATCAGATTTTTTGAAAAAAATGGCTATATCAAATGCGCCCACTACAAAGAAGTAGGACAAAAATTCGGGCAACTACTTGATGTTGTTGCCTATCAAAAAATAATTAGCCGAAAAATTATTACTAGTTCGCTTTAG
- a CDS encoding DUF535 family protein yields the protein MQVYAQLGAKIYNNNTFSDYRRTVVFIVRSLLNHKQMQDIRSFFQLNSMRRDIITINPFIFEQVTRCIFYRHSTFSERRALIKEHFFFLEDKFTYAALRHLYLGEGITLWRDNYRDETLSLKLQFNDWHKKEGLMGITLKIGERMIYQIIFWVALDESGERGLRIGAIQGSTGGLDIARDLTKHFYGLRPKNFIIQALRVVVGQIGIDRIYAVSNYGFYANNHIRIDRKLKTSLDNFWEEIGGGKCGDPRFYEIPITEPRKRLEEVKRHKRNLYRKRFAMLDTIKEMIIKSLEPHLIQY from the coding sequence ATGCAAGTCTATGCTCAGTTAGGTGCAAAGATTTATAATAACAATACGTTTAGTGATTATCGGCGCACGGTGGTATTTATTGTCAGATCTCTATTGAATCATAAGCAAATGCAGGACATAAGGAGTTTTTTCCAGCTAAATTCCATGCGGCGGGATATCATTACAATCAACCCATTTATTTTTGAGCAAGTAACGCGCTGTATTTTTTATCGCCACTCTACCTTTTCCGAAAGAAGGGCCTTAATAAAAGAACACTTTTTCTTCCTTGAGGATAAATTTACGTACGCGGCGTTGCGACATCTATATCTTGGAGAAGGCATTACGCTATGGCGTGACAATTATAGGGATGAAACTTTATCATTGAAGTTGCAATTTAATGATTGGCATAAAAAAGAAGGGTTAATGGGAATTACACTTAAAATTGGAGAAAGAATGATTTATCAGATAATCTTTTGGGTTGCCTTAGACGAGAGTGGCGAAAGGGGACTGAGGATCGGCGCTATACAGGGTTCGACGGGTGGATTAGATATTGCGCGAGATCTGACAAAACATTTTTACGGGCTTCGGCCTAAAAATTTTATAATTCAGGCATTGCGTGTAGTTGTTGGTCAGATAGGAATTGATCGAATTTATGCAGTATCTAATTATGGATTTTATGCCAATAATCATATTCGCATTGATCGAAAACTGAAAACATCGCTAGATAATTTTTGGGAAGAAATAGGTGGGGGGAAATGCGGTGATCCGCGTTTTTATGAAATCCCGATAACTGAGCCGCGAAAAAGATTAGAGGAAGTTAAACGTCATAAACGAAATCTCTATAGAAAGAGATTTGCTATGTTAGATACAATTAAGGAAATGATTATAAAATCGTTAGAACCGCATTTAATACAATACTAA
- a CDS encoding DUF89 domain-containing protein, with the protein MNLNLNCILCNLKQVLAVTDLVNLDSDSKEVIMRDVLGYLQNTNYKRSNPEVIKGTWDIITKHIANTNPYREIKNHYNSEVMKIADKIRNLINQSEDKFNTALKIAITANLIDFAASHTFDEKMLLKKINIINEQFMPIDDSKKLYEKLQTAETLLYLGDNCGEIVIDKIFIEYITAIFPNIKVYYGVRGEAIVNDVTVEDADMVQMQEVAEVISNGDGSLGTVIEKTSTVFRDVFYKADVVIAKGQGNYESLSDIDRNHIFFLFMAKCDAVASSLHVANLSILCSEYQYKR; encoded by the coding sequence ATGAATTTAAATCTAAATTGTATACTCTGCAATCTTAAACAAGTTTTAGCAGTAACAGATTTGGTTAACTTAGACTCTGATAGCAAAGAAGTAATTATGCGTGACGTTCTTGGGTATTTACAAAATACTAATTATAAAAGATCTAACCCTGAGGTTATCAAGGGTACTTGGGATATTATTACTAAACACATTGCTAATACAAATCCTTATAGAGAAATCAAAAATCACTACAATAGTGAAGTCATGAAAATTGCCGATAAAATACGAAACTTAATCAATCAATCGGAAGATAAGTTTAATACTGCGTTAAAAATTGCCATCACTGCGAACCTGATCGACTTTGCTGCTAGCCATACTTTTGATGAAAAAATGCTACTTAAAAAAATAAATATCATCAATGAGCAATTTATGCCCATTGATGATAGTAAAAAACTATATGAAAAATTACAAACAGCAGAAACACTTCTCTACTTAGGGGATAACTGTGGCGAAATAGTAATTGATAAGATTTTTATTGAATACATAACTGCAATCTTTCCAAACATAAAAGTTTATTACGGCGTTAGAGGAGAGGCGATTGTCAATGACGTTACAGTAGAGGATGCAGATATGGTACAAATGCAAGAGGTGGCCGAAGTAATTAGTAATGGTGATGGATCACTCGGTACCGTAATTGAAAAAACAAGTACGGTTTTCAGAGACGTTTTTTATAAAGCGGATGTGGTAATTGCTAAAGGTCAAGGAAATTATGAAAGCTTGAGTGATATCGATCGCAATCATATATTCTTTCTTTTTATGGCCAAATGTGATGCTGTAGCAAGTTCATTACACGTAGCGAATCTATCAATTCTTTGCTCTGAATATCAGTACAAAAGATAA